The Deltaproteobacteria bacterium nucleotide sequence GCGGTAGTAGTTTTCCCGATCTACCTTTTCCTCTCTCTTTTTCTGGCCGGAGATGGTAATGAGATCGTCTTTCAAGGTAACGGAGATGTCGTCCTTCGTCATGCCCGGCAGCTCTGTCTTCAACACTACATCGTCGCCCTGTTCGAATATGTCTACGGAAGGCTTGATTTCTTCCGCCTCGAAAACAGCGCGCCTCGGCCACCATGACGGCCCGAAGAGGGGAAAGGTCTTGCTCATCGTATCCTCGAACCACCTTT carries:
- a CDS encoding Hsp20 family protein; the protein is MERKVAKEVSLKESSPREEMERWFEDTMSKTFPLFGPSWWPRRAVFEAEEIKPSVDIFEQGDDVVLKTELPGMTKDDISVTLKDDLITISGQKKREEKVDRENYYRVEVSYGSFSRTFRLPVEVQGEKVKAKFKDGILEIRIPKTEEEKKKGIKIDIK